In one window of Pseudomonas benzenivorans DNA:
- a CDS encoding TraX family protein, whose amino-acid sequence MPSSSPRDTALDLLKWLALLSMLLDHLRYVWPQLYWLYVPGRLAFPLFCLAIAVNLRRLAPGQPLPLRYLGLLLGFALLSEWPYRLLVPAPQTLNILPTLALGLLLAHALERPRGPRWPGLGVLLLALLAHPWLMFGAAGVLLPAAFVQALRRPRHAWPWPPLLCLLANYWPPLYGDAWRGDVFALAVVAACALAPLVGICLLRRPLGFAVAPVRRWAYGFYPGHFLALAMLREYLR is encoded by the coding sequence ATGCCGTCCTCTTCCCCGCGGGATACCGCCCTCGACCTGCTCAAGTGGCTGGCGCTGCTGAGCATGCTGCTCGATCACCTGCGCTACGTCTGGCCGCAGCTGTACTGGTTGTATGTGCCCGGGCGTCTGGCCTTCCCGCTGTTCTGCCTGGCCATCGCCGTCAACCTGCGCCGGCTGGCGCCCGGTCAGCCGCTGCCGCTGCGCTATCTCGGCCTGCTGCTGGGCTTCGCCCTGCTGTCCGAATGGCCCTACCGGCTGCTGGTGCCGGCGCCGCAGACCCTGAACATCCTGCCGACCCTGGCGCTGGGGCTGCTGCTCGCCCATGCCCTGGAGCGGCCGCGCGGCCCGCGCTGGCCCGGCCTGGGCGTGCTGTTGCTGGCACTGCTGGCCCACCCCTGGCTGATGTTCGGCGCCGCCGGAGTCCTGCTGCCGGCGGCGTTCGTCCAGGCGCTGCGCCGGCCCCGGCATGCCTGGCCGTGGCCGCCGTTGCTGTGCCTGCTGGCCAACTACTGGCCGCCGCTGTATGGCGATGCGTGGCGCGGCGACGTTTTCGCCCTGGCGGTCGTCGCGGCCTGCGCCCTGGCACCGTTGGTCGGAATCTGCCTGCTGCGTCGGCCTCTGGGGTTCGCGGTGGCGCCGGTGCGACGCTGGGCCTATGGTTTCTATCCGGGCCATTTCCTGGCCTTGGCGATGCTGCGCGAATACCTGCGCTAG